From Selenomonas ruminantium AC2024, a single genomic window includes:
- a CDS encoding response regulator transcription factor has product MRVLLAEDDRRLGKLVQYMLEQNKIKADWVTNGSEVYEYAMYTDYDILILDWMMPGENGIDVCKRLRSDGYAKAILMLTARDSVEDRVSGLDAGADDYLVKPFEFAELMARLRALGRRSTQQIQQDKVEVGDFTLNRTTKVLKKKDEIIQLSPREFQIFDLLVQNLGIVVPRDILLDRIWGMEADVSSNNIDSYIKILRKKLDLGDGETAIKTVRGIGYKLEVGGQ; this is encoded by the coding sequence ATGCGGGTTTTATTGGCAGAAGACGACCGTCGCTTGGGCAAATTAGTGCAGTATATGCTGGAGCAGAATAAGATAAAAGCCGATTGGGTGACCAATGGCAGTGAAGTTTATGAGTACGCCATGTACACCGATTACGATATATTGATTCTCGATTGGATGATGCCGGGAGAAAACGGCATTGACGTATGCAAGCGATTGCGCAGTGATGGCTACGCCAAAGCCATTCTCATGCTCACGGCAAGAGATTCTGTGGAAGACAGGGTGTCGGGGCTGGATGCCGGGGCAGACGATTATCTGGTGAAGCCATTTGAATTTGCAGAGCTTATGGCGCGCCTGCGGGCTTTGGGCCGCCGCAGCACGCAGCAGATTCAGCAGGACAAGGTGGAAGTGGGCGACTTTACACTGAACCGTACCACGAAAGTGTTGAAGAAGAAAGACGAAATCATTCAGCTTTCGCCCCGTGAGTTCCAGATTTTTGATTTGCTGGTGCAGAATCTGGGAATTGTGGTGCCCCGCGACATTCTGCTGGACAGAATTTGGGGCATGGAGGCAGATGTAAGCTCCAACAATATCGACTCCTACATCAAGATTTTGCGGAAAAAACTCGATTTGGGAGACGGGGAAACCGCCATTAAGACCGTCCGGGGCATTGGCTATAAGCTGGAGGTCGGCGGGCAGTGA